Proteins encoded together in one Triticum dicoccoides isolate Atlit2015 ecotype Zavitan chromosome 7B, WEW_v2.0, whole genome shotgun sequence window:
- the LOC119341460 gene encoding uncharacterized protein LOC119341460 has product MRWKLGTTAYKRVPSRDAAMDPDLETPDPAVEKTPDGGGVGAAGPSRRRSLPHVCVAMVTSFLFGYHTGYLIPLGQKMMASSSFQFSLYCVGFFVMIWIVAVMFKSDDILRKLTALKTALKGLCLSCVSTLLFCF; this is encoded by the exons ATGCGGTGGAAGCTCGGCACCACGGCATACAAGCGCGTGCCATCCCGGGACGCCGCCATGGACCCCGACCTCGAGACGCCAG ATCCGGCAGTAGAGAAGACGCCCGACGGAGGAGGAGTAGGAGCAGCAGGCCCGTCGAGGCGCAGGTCGCTACCGCACGTGTGCGTCGCCATGGTCACATCCTTCCTCTTCGGCTACCACACAGG GTACTTGATACCTCTTGGTCAGAAGATGATGGCGAGTTCCTCATTCCAATTTAGTTTATATTGTGTAGGTTTCTTCGTCATGATCTGGATTGTCGCAGTCATGTTCAAGTCCGATGATATCTTGCGTAAGCTGACCGCTCTCAAG ACTGCTCTCAAGGGCTTGTGCTTATCTTGTGTATCAACGTTATTGTTCTGCTTCTAG